The Pseudomonas nunensis genome includes the window GCCCATCTCGATTCGTACCGCATCAATGCTGGGGTTTTCGCCACGGGCGAGGATCGCCAGCCGTGCTGCTTGAACCACTGCTTTATTTACACCGCCACGAGCCATGAGTCTTCCTACGATTTCGTAATGTGGTACGTACCACTGCTGTACACATTGTACCATTGCAAATAAAAAGGTAAATACTCCAGATTACTGGTACGGGATATACTGGTATTACCCCGTGTGATGATCTGTAGATGCGGTTTTAACCCGCCACAGCAGTACGTTTTCGAGAGTTGAGCCCATGACCGATCTGGATCGCTACCTGCAAGCAGCCACCCGCGACAACACCCGTCGCAGCTACCGGGCGGCCATTGAGCACTTCGAAGTCAGTTGGGGTGGGTTCCTGCCGGCGACCAGCGATAGCGTTGCGCGTTATCTGGTCGCGCATGCGGGCGTGCTGTCGGTGAATACGCTGAAGCTGCGCCTGTCGGCATTGGCGCAATGGCACAACAGCCAAGGCTTTGCCGATCCAACCAAGGCGCCAGTGGTGCGCCAGGTGTTCAAAGGGATTCGCGCGCTGCACCCGGCGCAAGAGAAACAAGCCGAACCATTGCAGCTTCAACACCTGGAGCAAGTGGTGGCGTGGCTGGAGCAGGAAGCGCAAACCGCCCGGAACGGAGGTGATCAGCCAGGATTGCTGCGGGCACGGCGCGACATGGCGCTGATCCTTCTGGGCTTCTGGCGCGGCTTTCGCAGCGATGAGCTGTGCCGATTGCAGATCGAGCACGTAAAAGCCGTCGCTCAATCGGGCATCACGCTCTATCTGCCGCGCAGCAAGAGCGACCGCGAAAACCTCGGCAAGACCTATCAGACGCCGGCGTTGCAGCGTTTGTGTCCGGTGCAGGCCTACATCGCCTGGATCACTGAAGCTGCATTGGTTCGCGGTCCGGTGTTTCGTGGCATCGACCGCTGGGGTCACCTGAGTGAGGAGGGCTTGCACGCCAACAGCGTGATTCCGCTGTTGCGCCAGGCACTGGAGCGCGCCGGCATTCCGGCCGAGCACTACACCAGTCACTCCTTGCGTCGCGGTTTTGCAACATGGGCCCATCAGAGTGGTTGGGACCTGAAGTCGTTGATGAGTTACGTGGGCTGGAAGGATATGAAATCCGCCATGCGCTATGTTGAAGCCAGCCCGTTTCTCGGGATGACGCCCCTCGCGGAAAAGGCCATTGGCGCTGCTAAGTAAGTTTTCTTCTATTAATACGTTCTGCTAATAGCGAAAACCAATGAGCAGCATGAGCTTTGCCAATGAGCCATCCGGCTATCGAGTGGGTAGGATTCACTCCATCAACTTCTCAACCCAACTTTTCAACCCTGACGGAGAGTCACCGATGCCTATCATCAACAGCCAAGTAAAACCGTTCAAAGCTACCGCTTACAAAAATGGCGACTTCGTACAAGTGTCGGACGCAGACCTGAAAGGCAAATGGTCTGTCGTGTTCTTCTACCCAGCTGACTTCACTTTCGTTTGCCCAACCGAACTGGAAGACCTGGCTGACAACTACGCCGCGTTCCAGAAACTGGGCGTCGAAATCTACAGCGTTTCCACTGACACTCACTTTGCTCACGCTGCCTGGCACAACACTTCGCCAGCCATCGGCAAAATCGAATACACCATGATCGGCGACCCAACCCACGCCATCTCCCGCAACTTCGACGTACTGATCGAAGAAGTTGGCCTGGCTGACCGTGGCACCTTCGTGATCAACCCGGAAGGCCAGATCAAAATCGTTGAGCTGAACGATGGCGGTGTTGGTCGTGACGCTTCCGAACTGCTGCGCAAAATCAAGGCTGCCCAGTACGTTGCTGCTCACCCGGGCGAAGTTTGCCCAGCCAAGTGGAAAGAAGGCGAGGCCACTCTGGCTCCGTCCCTGGACCTGGTCGGCAAGATCTAAGTCTGTGACGCAAGCATCACCAGGGCGGGTTTCCGCACCTAAGTAAGCTGCAACCGCCCAATAAAAACGCCCGGGCGAGATTCGCTCGGGCGTTTTTTTTCGCCTCAAATAAAGTAAAGGAAATCGCCCGTATGTTGGACGCCAATCTTAAAGCCCAGTTGAAATCGTACCTGGAACGGGTCACCCAACCGATCGAGATCGTTGCCTCCCTCGACGACGGTGCGAAATCCCAGGAAATGCTCGAACTGTTGAAAGACGTTGCCAGTCTTTCCACGCAAATTACTTTGCTCGACAACGGTGATGATGCACGCAAGCCATCGTTCTCGATCAATCGCCCGGGTGCCGACATCAGCCTGCGTTTCGCCGGCATCCCGATGGGTCACGAATTCACTTCGTTGGTGCTGGCCTTGCTGCAAGTCGGCGGTCACCCTTCGAAAGCCAGTGTCGAAGTGATCGAACAGATTCGCTCGCTCAAAGGCGAGTTCAGCTTCGAGACTTACTTCTCGCTGTCCTGCCAGAACTGCCCGGACGTGGTCCAGGCGCTGAACCTGATGGCCGTGCTCAACCCGAACATCCGCCACGTCGCCATCGACGGTGGGCTGTTCCAGGCCGAAGTCGACAAGCGCCAGATCATGGCGGTGCCAAGCGTCTACCTGAACGGTGAAATCTTCGGCCAGGGCCGCATGGGCGTGGAAGAAATCCTCGCCAAGATCGACACCAGCGGTGCCGAACTGCAAGCCGAGAAGATCAGCGCCAAAGAAGCCTTTGACGTCTTGATCGTCGGCGGTGGCCCGGCCGGTGCTGCGGCCGCGATCTACGCCGCCCGTAAAGGCATTCGTACCGGCGTGGCCGCTGAACGTTTTGGTGGGCAGGTGCTCGACACCATGGCCATCGAAAACTTCATCTCCGTGCAGGAAACCGAAGGGCCGAAACTGGCCAGCGCCCTGGAAGAACACGTCAAGCAATACGACGTCGACATCATGAACCTGCAACGTGCCACCGCGCTGATCCCGGCGAAGAACGTCGGCGAACTGCACGAAGTGCGCTTCGAAAGCGGTGCCAGCCTGAAAACCAAGGCACTGATCCTTGCCACCGGCGCCCGCTGGCGCGAAATGGGTGTGCCGGGCGAGCAGCAATATAAAGCCAAGGGCGTGTGTTTCTGCCCGCACTGCGATGGTCCGTTGTTCAAGGGTAAACGCGTAGCGGTGATCGGTGGCGGTAACTCCGGCGTCGAAGCGGCCATTGACCTGGCCGGTATCGTCAGCCACGTCACGCTGCTGGAATTCGACAGCAAGCTGCGCGCCGATGCGGTCCTGCAACGCAAGTTGTACAGCCTGCCGAACGTCAACGTCATCACCAGCGCGCTGACCAGCGAAGTGAAGGGTGACGGGCAGAAAGTGACCGGCCTGGTCTACAAGGATCGCGATTCGGGTGAGTTCACCACGGTCGAGCTGGAAGGGATCTTCGTGCAGATCGGTTTGTTGCCGAACACCGATTGGCTCAAAGGCACCGTCGAGTTGTCGCCGCGTGGCGAGATCATCGTCGATGCGCGTGGCGAGACTTCGCTGCCGGGTGTGTTTGCTGCCGGTGACGTGACTACCGTGCCGTACAAGCAGATTGTGATTGCAGTGGGCGAGGGCGCCAAGGCTTCCCTCAGCGCATTCGACCACCTGATCCGCACCTCGGCCCCGGCGTAAACGCCAGCGCTGAAAACACAAAACCCCATGAGTGATCATGGGGTTTTTTTGTCTCGCGCATTTCCAATGTGGGAGCGAGCTTGCTCGCGAAGGCGTCGTGTCAGTTAACATTGATGCTGGATGACACACCGCTTTCGCGAGCAAGCCCGCTCCCACAGGGGAATATTGCCAGGTTTTACATCGGTGCTGGCTGGATGATTTCGACCCAGTAAGCATCCGGGTCCTTGATAAACGCCAGGCTCTTCATGCGGCCATCGTTCAGGCGCTTCTGGAAATCACAGCCCAAGGCTTCGAAGCGTTCGCACGCCGCGCGGATGTCAGGAACCGAAATGCAGATATGGCCAAAGCCACGCGGGTCGGTGTTGCCGTTATGGTAGGCAAACTCCGGATCGTTTTCGGTGCCGTGGTTGTGGGTCAGTTCCAGAATGCCGGGGATCGACTTCATCCACTCGGTACGTGCTGCTGCATCGGCCGGGATCTGGTTTTTATCGACCAGCGCCAGGAAGTACAGGCTGAACTCGGCTTCCGGGAAGTCACGCTTTTCAACCAGCGAGAAACCGAGGATGCGCGTGTAGAAATCCAGGGACTTGGTGATGTCCTTGACCCGCAACATGGTGTGGTTGAAGACGAACTTCTGGGTTGCGGTGTCCGGTGCGGCGGTGACGCCGGGGAAGGTGTTCAATTCGTGCAGGCTCATGGGCCCTCCGGAAAATAAGTGGGGCTGGCGAATGGTCGCA containing:
- the ahpC gene encoding alkyl hydroperoxide reductase subunit C, with amino-acid sequence MPIINSQVKPFKATAYKNGDFVQVSDADLKGKWSVVFFYPADFTFVCPTELEDLADNYAAFQKLGVEIYSVSTDTHFAHAAWHNTSPAIGKIEYTMIGDPTHAISRNFDVLIEEVGLADRGTFVINPEGQIKIVELNDGGVGRDASELLRKIKAAQYVAAHPGEVCPAKWKEGEATLAPSLDLVGKI
- a CDS encoding site-specific integrase, yielding MTDLDRYLQAATRDNTRRSYRAAIEHFEVSWGGFLPATSDSVARYLVAHAGVLSVNTLKLRLSALAQWHNSQGFADPTKAPVVRQVFKGIRALHPAQEKQAEPLQLQHLEQVVAWLEQEAQTARNGGDQPGLLRARRDMALILLGFWRGFRSDELCRLQIEHVKAVAQSGITLYLPRSKSDRENLGKTYQTPALQRLCPVQAYIAWITEAALVRGPVFRGIDRWGHLSEEGLHANSVIPLLRQALERAGIPAEHYTSHSLRRGFATWAHQSGWDLKSLMSYVGWKDMKSAMRYVEASPFLGMTPLAEKAIGAAK
- the gloA gene encoding lactoylglutathione lyase — translated: MSLHELNTFPGVTAAPDTATQKFVFNHTMLRVKDITKSLDFYTRILGFSLVEKRDFPEAEFSLYFLALVDKNQIPADAAARTEWMKSIPGILELTHNHGTENDPEFAYHNGNTDPRGFGHICISVPDIRAACERFEALGCDFQKRLNDGRMKSLAFIKDPDAYWVEIIQPAPM
- the ahpF gene encoding alkyl hydroperoxide reductase subunit F, translated to MLDANLKAQLKSYLERVTQPIEIVASLDDGAKSQEMLELLKDVASLSTQITLLDNGDDARKPSFSINRPGADISLRFAGIPMGHEFTSLVLALLQVGGHPSKASVEVIEQIRSLKGEFSFETYFSLSCQNCPDVVQALNLMAVLNPNIRHVAIDGGLFQAEVDKRQIMAVPSVYLNGEIFGQGRMGVEEILAKIDTSGAELQAEKISAKEAFDVLIVGGGPAGAAAAIYAARKGIRTGVAAERFGGQVLDTMAIENFISVQETEGPKLASALEEHVKQYDVDIMNLQRATALIPAKNVGELHEVRFESGASLKTKALILATGARWREMGVPGEQQYKAKGVCFCPHCDGPLFKGKRVAVIGGGNSGVEAAIDLAGIVSHVTLLEFDSKLRADAVLQRKLYSLPNVNVITSALTSEVKGDGQKVTGLVYKDRDSGEFTTVELEGIFVQIGLLPNTDWLKGTVELSPRGEIIVDARGETSLPGVFAAGDVTTVPYKQIVIAVGEGAKASLSAFDHLIRTSAPA